One Stenotrophomonas oahuensis genomic region harbors:
- a CDS encoding exodeoxyribonuclease V subunit beta, with product MSADIDPYLTLPLQGVQLIEASAGTGKTFTLATLFTRLVVERGLRIGQILAVTFTDAATQELRKRIRERLALAARLVDLPAGEDESPDVALTRSILQRHLQHGSESAAALSRRLQIAADEIDLASIFTIHGFCTRVLREHALESGHTFEPPELIPGERVLYEELAADLWRVHANDPATLDALLRLWKNPEALASDLPALRAPLPLLPALPAVVMADPSAALQAAAVRLGEAIQSHAEAAQAAIDAAFERKVFDGRRAKRPSFEKAFNELLAGRAALAWARGDKTHLGKLLPDALRDYCKDGQQAQCPSSSLFDALAQWWHAADARDVWLREQAVRLLHQLRHEARARLEELKRQRRVQTYDDLIDGVARALEGPDRQVLVRQLRAQYRMALVDEFQDTDDRQWSIFQTVFGDSVETREAGLEPALFLIGDPKQAIYGFRGGDIHTYLSAKRAAVAAPALNRNFRSRPAVLRALQALYDTAGEQAFGGADIAFEPVLPGSVRVDQDFQRNGAAAPGLTLRVLRSDDGKPLNADPSRQQATEACVAAIHEVLSEARAGQALLRGRPVQAGDIAVLVRRHSEATRIQQALAAVGIPAVAAGKQSLYATAEARELRVLLLALLQPADERRLRAALSTVLLGYSAAQIAAMEQDGDLQRTLQVQLLHWRERWHRGGPFAVVADVCAGQAERLLALMDGERRLTNYLQLAELLQEASTRALGMHGLLDWLQVQIAHADQDDEQQLLRLESDARRVQIVTLHKSKGLEYPLVFLPFVGIDGGAPNTDAHCTVHTAQGRELHWKLDKDASWEAASALREREQRAEDARLLYVGLTRAEHALWIACGDLAGLARTPLAPLLTPLDALRANPDILVDDTPLPPRPAPLAVEHEGALPPVRAVTRRVPHDWWVYSFTQLAQADAGGEDDTDAVSTEAPAAAADEPTGGELPLEPAVPADEAAAEAPDPRFMGSRFGNVLHDALENTDFAAWGHWLPGEGAPEGQDSVLRASLRAEGYADEDLDDGVAVLAPLVGHTLTVPLPEGGALHSLAASERRAEIEFHFALEPTAVSELLDVLHAHGVVRERRSFGTRRRLEGLMTGKIDLTYVRDGRWYVLDYKSNRLPGYSPALLDAAMRHSEYDLQALVYTVALHRWLRFRLGSGYDYERDIGGIRYLFCRGLAVPGEGVYTHRFAPALVDALDALFAGGPAQQAVLAARARGEIA from the coding sequence ATGAGCGCCGACATCGACCCGTACCTGACCCTGCCGCTGCAGGGCGTGCAGCTGATCGAAGCCAGTGCCGGCACCGGCAAGACCTTCACCCTGGCCACGCTGTTCACCCGGCTGGTGGTGGAACGCGGCCTGCGCATCGGCCAGATCCTGGCGGTCACCTTCACCGATGCGGCCACCCAGGAACTGCGCAAGCGCATCCGCGAGCGCCTGGCGCTGGCGGCTCGGCTGGTCGATCTACCCGCCGGCGAAGACGAGAGCCCGGATGTCGCCCTGACCCGGTCCATCCTGCAGCGTCATCTGCAACACGGCAGCGAAAGCGCTGCAGCGCTGTCCCGCCGCCTGCAGATCGCGGCTGACGAGATCGACCTGGCCTCGATCTTCACCATCCACGGCTTCTGTACCCGCGTACTGCGCGAACATGCGCTGGAAAGCGGGCATACCTTCGAACCGCCAGAGCTGATTCCGGGCGAGCGGGTGCTGTACGAGGAACTGGCCGCCGATCTCTGGCGCGTGCACGCCAATGACCCGGCCACGCTGGATGCACTGTTGCGGTTGTGGAAGAACCCCGAGGCGCTGGCGTCGGACCTGCCGGCGCTGCGCGCACCGCTGCCGCTGTTGCCGGCACTGCCGGCGGTGGTGATGGCGGACCCCAGCGCAGCGCTGCAGGCCGCCGCTGTCCGGCTCGGCGAGGCGATCCAGAGCCATGCCGAAGCCGCGCAGGCCGCCATTGATGCGGCTTTTGAACGCAAGGTGTTCGACGGTCGCCGCGCCAAGCGGCCGAGTTTCGAGAAGGCGTTCAACGAGTTGTTGGCTGGTCGCGCTGCGCTGGCGTGGGCACGCGGTGACAAGACCCACCTGGGCAAGCTGCTGCCCGACGCACTGCGTGATTACTGCAAGGACGGGCAGCAGGCGCAGTGCCCCAGCTCCTCCTTGTTCGATGCGCTGGCGCAGTGGTGGCATGCGGCCGATGCCCGTGACGTCTGGCTGCGCGAACAGGCGGTGCGCCTGCTGCATCAACTGCGCCACGAAGCGCGCGCACGCCTGGAAGAACTGAAGCGGCAGCGCCGCGTGCAGACCTACGATGATCTCATCGACGGCGTAGCGCGTGCACTGGAAGGGCCGGATCGACAGGTCCTGGTGCGGCAGCTGCGCGCACAGTACCGCATGGCGCTGGTCGACGAGTTCCAGGACACCGACGACCGCCAATGGAGCATCTTCCAGACCGTGTTCGGCGACAGCGTCGAAACGCGCGAGGCGGGACTGGAGCCGGCGCTGTTCCTGATCGGGGATCCCAAGCAGGCCATCTACGGCTTCCGCGGCGGCGACATCCACACCTACCTCAGTGCCAAGCGGGCGGCCGTGGCGGCTCCTGCGCTGAACCGCAATTTCCGCTCGCGACCGGCCGTGCTGCGTGCGTTGCAGGCGCTGTACGACACGGCGGGCGAACAGGCCTTCGGCGGCGCTGACATCGCCTTTGAGCCGGTGCTGCCCGGCAGCGTACGCGTTGACCAGGATTTCCAGCGCAACGGTGCAGCGGCACCGGGCCTGACCCTGCGCGTGCTGCGCAGCGACGATGGCAAGCCGCTCAATGCCGATCCGTCACGCCAGCAGGCCACCGAGGCCTGTGTGGCCGCCATCCATGAGGTGCTCAGCGAAGCGCGCGCCGGCCAGGCGCTGTTGCGCGGGCGTCCCGTGCAGGCCGGTGACATCGCCGTGCTGGTGCGCCGCCACAGCGAAGCCACGCGCATCCAGCAGGCGCTGGCAGCGGTGGGCATTCCGGCGGTTGCCGCGGGCAAACAGAGCCTGTACGCCACCGCCGAAGCGCGCGAACTGCGCGTACTGTTGCTGGCGCTGCTGCAACCCGCCGACGAACGCCGGCTGCGTGCAGCCTTGTCCACGGTCCTGCTGGGCTACTCCGCGGCGCAGATTGCGGCGATGGAGCAGGACGGTGACCTGCAACGGACCCTGCAGGTGCAGCTGCTGCACTGGCGCGAGCGTTGGCACCGTGGCGGCCCCTTCGCGGTGGTGGCCGATGTCTGCGCGGGCCAGGCCGAGCGCCTGCTGGCGCTGATGGATGGCGAGCGCCGGCTCACCAACTACCTGCAGCTGGCCGAGCTGCTGCAGGAAGCCTCGACCCGCGCGCTGGGCATGCACGGCCTGCTGGACTGGCTGCAGGTGCAGATAGCGCATGCCGACCAGGACGACGAACAGCAGCTGTTGCGGCTGGAATCGGACGCGCGCCGGGTGCAGATCGTCACCCTGCACAAGAGCAAGGGCCTGGAGTACCCGCTGGTGTTCCTGCCCTTCGTGGGCATTGACGGTGGCGCGCCCAACACCGATGCGCATTGCACCGTGCACACCGCGCAGGGCCGCGAGCTGCATTGGAAACTGGACAAGGACGCCAGCTGGGAAGCCGCCAGCGCGTTGCGCGAACGCGAACAGCGCGCCGAGGACGCGCGCCTGCTCTACGTTGGCCTGACCCGCGCCGAACACGCCCTGTGGATCGCCTGCGGCGACCTCGCCGGGCTGGCGCGAACCCCGCTGGCTCCGCTGTTGACCCCGCTGGATGCGCTGCGCGCCAACCCCGATATCCTCGTCGACGACACGCCGCTGCCGCCGCGTCCCGCGCCGTTGGCGGTGGAACACGAAGGCGCGCTGCCGCCGGTGCGCGCGGTGACCCGACGCGTGCCCCACGACTGGTGGGTGTACAGCTTCACCCAGCTGGCCCAGGCCGATGCGGGTGGCGAAGACGACACCGATGCGGTGTCCACCGAAGCCCCCGCGGCCGCGGCCGACGAACCGACCGGTGGCGAGCTGCCGCTGGAACCGGCGGTACCGGCCGACGAAGCTGCGGCAGAGGCCCCCGATCCCCGCTTCATGGGCAGTCGCTTCGGCAACGTGTTGCATGACGCGCTGGAGAACACCGACTTCGCTGCCTGGGGCCACTGGTTGCCCGGCGAGGGCGCACCCGAAGGGCAGGACAGTGTCCTGCGTGCTTCGCTGCGCGCGGAAGGCTACGCCGACGAAGACCTCGACGACGGCGTGGCCGTGCTGGCACCGCTGGTCGGCCACACGCTGACCGTGCCGTTGCCCGAAGGCGGTGCCCTGCACAGCCTGGCCGCCAGCGAACGCCGCGCTGAAATCGAGTTCCACTTCGCGCTCGAGCCCACCGCCGTCAGCGAACTGCTGGACGTGCTGCACGCGCATGGCGTGGTCCGTGAGCGCCGCAGTTTCGGCACCCGGCGGCGGCTGGAAGGGCTGATGACCGGCAAGATCGATTTGACCTACGTGCGCGACGGGCGCTGGTATGTGCTGGACTACAAGTCCAACCGCCTGCCCGGGTACAGCCCGGCGCTGCTGGACGCGGCCATGCGCCACAGCGAATACGACCTGCAGGCACTGGTGTACACCGTGGCGCTGCACCGCTGGCTGCGTTTCCGGCTGGGCAGCGGCTACGACTACGAACGCGACATCGGCGGCATCCGCTACCTGTTCTGTCGTGGTCTGGCGGTTCCGGGCGAAGGCGTCTACACGCACCGCTTCGCCCCGGCGCTGGTGGACGCATTGGATGCGTTGTTTGCCGGTGGTCCGGCGCAGCAGGCGGTGCTGGCCGCACGTGCACGCGGGGAGATCGCATGA
- the recC gene encoding exodeoxyribonuclease V subunit gamma produces the protein MSDPAADFRLYHSNSLDVLAALLARHVRAPIPGQSLLEPEVILIPQVAMRRWLHSTLAAEFGVAANLEFLTPGEFVARALNANVEGEADDLDAAGMRWRLYQALRDPALLEQPPLRALRAYLSGPDPLLPWALAGELASVFEKYQAWRRDWLLRWEAGADPADPQAILWRAVAQGRSYRARRIQAYLDRFEGADRPLPRGLPRRLSAFATLNISPDVLRVMATQARVGELHFYLPTPTQAYWGDLQTLAEKLRSGAPDPFGEAAGENRLLQAWGAAGRDFMAVLGSYEVVHPSGEIAAYADPELDARATLEDGGLSDSLLHRLQRDLFHRRGQPSGDLLPALRRDDPSLQVHACHTRLRELQVLHDQLRALLQDPRFDPPLQARDIAVLAPDIDPYVPYLEAVFGGRSGDLEHIPYALADTSPLAGEPLADVFVHLLALPVSRFGLNEVLDLLGSAPLAEASGLDAVAFERLHDWLLAAGARWGLNADHRQRHQAPADDAFTWQFALDRLLLGHASGDDGDIAGVAPWPELEGSALEALDRLIRLLRVLAVSQQRLSEAMSPGQWRQRLLGLLDALLPLPPATAQGQRALERLRKLVNQFADEADSASFDAPVPPEVIRAHFSSVLGEADTRAPLLTGGISFGRMVPMRLLPFRVICVLGLNDGDFPRRDPAAGLNQLTAELDTPRRRPGDRSTREDDRFLFLQLFAAAQDVFYLSYLGADPRDGSVREPSVLVSELIDAAAACHVDPDAAVRAFTVQHALQPFSPAAFGGGDEPRRFSYQRAWHPAAQQSGVTRRTPPAWFDAALPPNPDLATEQHLSLDALRRLLVDPAGQFLSQSLGLRLPDPLEDVDDVEPLVIAGRGLEQRTLQLAVIDATLRGDDAPLYPRLRARGLVPSGALGERQFAAVQAQTQPYGQALAQWLQGTPLESRRYEVQIDGVTLFGRVDDRHPHGLVRLRAGSLNGPAAIRHGLDWLLANAAGDALPLVQFFDAGDDGLGPHVLPAPGQAQARAALSALLQLRERGLREPLPYGPYTGWAMFNAPAAKRHAEGAKQWHGGDRSWGEGSGEAYQLALRGQSLFNDEARYADLLQISFTVFRAVRQAQVFSGFDTEDAA, from the coding sequence ATGAGCGACCCCGCCGCCGATTTCCGCCTGTACCACTCCAACTCTCTCGACGTGCTGGCCGCACTGCTGGCGCGGCATGTACGCGCGCCGATTCCCGGCCAATCGCTGCTGGAACCGGAGGTCATTCTGATTCCGCAGGTGGCGATGCGGCGCTGGCTGCACTCCACCCTGGCGGCTGAGTTCGGCGTCGCCGCCAACCTGGAGTTCCTGACCCCCGGCGAGTTCGTCGCGCGCGCCTTGAACGCCAATGTGGAAGGCGAGGCAGATGACCTGGATGCCGCAGGCATGCGCTGGCGGCTGTACCAGGCGCTGCGCGACCCTGCCCTGCTTGAACAGCCACCGCTGCGCGCGCTGCGGGCGTATCTCTCCGGCCCCGATCCGCTGCTGCCGTGGGCGCTGGCGGGCGAGCTGGCCAGCGTGTTCGAGAAGTACCAGGCCTGGCGTCGCGATTGGCTCCTTCGGTGGGAAGCCGGGGCCGACCCGGCCGACCCGCAGGCCATCCTGTGGCGTGCCGTGGCCCAGGGCCGTTCGTACCGTGCGCGCCGCATCCAGGCGTACCTGGACCGCTTCGAGGGCGCGGACCGGCCGCTGCCGCGGGGGCTGCCGCGACGCCTGTCGGCCTTCGCCACGCTGAACATCTCACCGGACGTGCTGCGGGTGATGGCCACCCAGGCCCGGGTTGGCGAGCTGCACTTCTATCTGCCTACACCCACCCAGGCGTACTGGGGGGATCTGCAGACCTTGGCCGAAAAACTGCGCAGCGGCGCGCCGGACCCGTTCGGCGAAGCCGCCGGCGAGAACCGCCTGCTGCAGGCCTGGGGTGCCGCCGGGCGCGACTTCATGGCAGTGCTGGGCAGCTACGAAGTGGTGCACCCCAGTGGTGAGATCGCCGCCTACGCCGACCCCGAACTCGATGCCCGGGCCACGTTGGAGGACGGTGGTCTCTCCGACAGCCTGCTGCATCGGTTGCAGCGCGACCTGTTCCATCGCCGCGGACAGCCGTCGGGTGATCTGCTGCCCGCGCTGCGCCGCGATGATCCCAGCCTGCAGGTGCATGCCTGCCATACCCGGCTGCGCGAACTCCAGGTGCTGCATGACCAGTTGCGCGCGCTGCTGCAGGACCCGCGCTTTGATCCGCCGCTGCAGGCCCGCGACATCGCGGTGCTGGCCCCGGATATCGACCCGTACGTGCCGTACCTGGAAGCGGTATTCGGTGGACGCAGCGGCGACCTGGAACACATTCCCTACGCCCTGGCCGACACCAGCCCGCTGGCGGGCGAGCCGCTGGCCGACGTATTCGTACATCTGCTGGCGCTGCCGGTGTCGCGCTTCGGTCTCAATGAAGTGCTGGACCTGCTGGGCAGCGCGCCGTTGGCCGAAGCCTCGGGGCTGGACGCGGTGGCGTTTGAACGCCTGCACGACTGGCTGCTGGCGGCCGGCGCGCGCTGGGGTTTGAATGCCGACCACCGCCAGCGCCACCAGGCACCGGCCGACGATGCCTTCACCTGGCAGTTCGCACTGGATCGCCTGCTGCTGGGGCACGCCAGCGGCGATGACGGCGACATTGCCGGGGTGGCCCCGTGGCCGGAACTGGAGGGCAGCGCGCTGGAGGCGCTGGACCGGCTGATCCGGCTGCTGCGCGTGCTGGCTGTCAGCCAGCAGCGGCTGAGCGAAGCGATGAGCCCGGGGCAGTGGCGGCAGCGTCTGCTCGGCCTGCTGGATGCACTGCTGCCGCTGCCACCGGCCACCGCGCAGGGGCAACGCGCGCTGGAGCGCCTGCGCAAGCTGGTCAACCAGTTTGCCGACGAGGCCGACAGCGCCAGCTTTGATGCGCCGGTGCCGCCCGAGGTGATCCGCGCCCATTTCAGTAGCGTGCTCGGCGAAGCTGACACCCGCGCACCGCTGCTCACCGGCGGGATCAGCTTCGGCCGCATGGTGCCCATGCGACTGCTGCCGTTCCGGGTGATCTGCGTGCTGGGATTGAACGATGGCGACTTCCCGCGCCGCGACCCGGCCGCCGGTCTCAACCAACTCACCGCCGAGCTGGATACGCCGCGCCGCCGCCCCGGAGACCGCTCCACCCGTGAAGACGACCGCTTTCTGTTCCTGCAGCTGTTCGCGGCGGCACAGGACGTGTTCTACCTGAGCTACCTGGGTGCGGACCCGCGCGATGGCAGCGTGCGTGAACCGTCGGTGCTGGTCAGCGAACTGATCGACGCGGCGGCGGCCTGCCATGTGGACCCGGACGCGGCCGTGCGTGCCTTCACCGTGCAGCATGCGCTGCAGCCGTTCTCGCCCGCAGCGTTCGGCGGAGGAGACGAGCCACGTCGCTTCAGCTACCAGCGCGCCTGGCACCCGGCTGCGCAGCAGTCCGGCGTCACCCGCCGGACGCCGCCCGCATGGTTCGACGCTGCATTGCCGCCCAACCCGGACCTCGCCACCGAACAGCATCTGTCGCTGGATGCGCTGCGCCGCCTGCTGGTCGATCCGGCCGGGCAGTTCCTGTCGCAGTCGCTGGGTCTGCGTCTGCCCGATCCTCTGGAAGACGTGGATGACGTTGAACCGCTGGTGATCGCCGGGCGTGGGCTGGAGCAGCGCACCCTGCAGCTGGCGGTGATCGACGCCACCCTGCGCGGCGACGACGCGCCCCTTTATCCCCGACTGCGCGCGCGCGGCCTGGTCCCGTCCGGCGCGCTGGGCGAGCGTCAGTTCGCCGCCGTGCAGGCACAGACCCAGCCCTATGGGCAGGCCTTGGCGCAGTGGTTGCAGGGCACGCCACTGGAAAGCCGCCGCTATGAAGTGCAGATCGACGGCGTGACCCTGTTCGGGCGCGTTGATGATCGTCATCCGCACGGGCTGGTGCGCCTGCGTGCGGGCAGCCTCAACGGTCCAGCGGCGATCCGCCACGGACTGGACTGGCTGCTGGCGAACGCGGCGGGCGATGCGCTGCCCCTGGTGCAGTTCTTCGACGCCGGCGACGACGGACTGGGTCCGCATGTGCTGCCGGCTCCGGGGCAGGCCCAGGCCCGCGCTGCGCTGTCGGCGCTGCTGCAGCTCCGCGAACGCGGGCTGCGCGAACCACTGCCGTACGGCCCCTATACCGGCTGGGCGATGTTCAACGCGCCTGCCGCCAAGCGCCATGCCGAAGGCGCGAAGCAATGGCACGGCGGCGACCGCAGCTGGGGCGAGGGCAGTGGCGAGGCCTATCAGCTGGCGCTGCGCGGGCAGTCGCTGTTCAACGACGAGGCCCGTTACGCCGACCTGCTGCAGATCAGCTTTACCGTGTTCCGCGCGGTGCGGCAGGCGCAGGTGTTCAGCGGCTTCGATACGGAGGACGCGGCATGA
- a CDS encoding ABC transporter ATP-binding protein gives MTASHDPLVQLNDVRIERGGRAILRDVSLSVPRGSITAVLGPSGSGKSTLLAALTGELRPAAGSITLFGQPIPTGSSALREMRRSVGVLLQGNGLLTDLTVAENVALPLRTHTRLPMPVLRRLVDMKLHAVGLLAAADAWPRELSGGMARRVALARALALDPPLMIYDEPLTGLDPIASGVIMSLIQRLNHSLGLTSIIVSHHVHETLPICDQVIAIANGGVVFQGTPAALEASDDPLLRQFLHGQPDGPIPFDAAPRAKVA, from the coding sequence ATGACGGCTTCCCACGATCCATTGGTGCAGTTGAATGACGTGCGCATCGAGCGCGGCGGTCGCGCGATCCTGCGCGACGTTTCGCTGTCGGTGCCGCGTGGCAGCATCACCGCGGTGCTGGGTCCGTCGGGCAGCGGCAAGTCGACGCTGCTGGCGGCGCTGACCGGCGAACTGCGCCCGGCCGCCGGGTCGATCACCCTGTTCGGGCAGCCCATTCCCACCGGCAGCAGCGCACTGCGCGAAATGCGCCGCAGCGTGGGCGTGCTGCTGCAGGGCAATGGCCTGCTGACCGACCTGACCGTGGCCGAGAACGTGGCGCTGCCGCTGCGCACGCACACCCGCCTGCCAATGCCGGTGCTGCGCCGGCTGGTGGACATGAAGCTGCACGCGGTGGGCCTGCTGGCCGCCGCAGATGCCTGGCCGCGCGAACTGTCCGGCGGCATGGCCCGTCGCGTCGCGCTGGCCCGCGCACTGGCGCTGGACCCGCCGCTGATGATCTACGACGAACCGCTGACCGGGTTGGACCCGATCGCCAGTGGCGTGATCATGAGCCTGATCCAGCGCCTCAACCACAGCCTGGGGCTGACCAGCATCATCGTCAGCCACCACGTGCATGAAACCCTGCCGATCTGCGACCAGGTGATCGCCATCGCCAATGGCGGGGTGGTGTTCCAGGGCACGCCGGCCGCGCTGGAAGCCAGCGACGATCCGCTGCTGCGCCAGTTCCTGCATGGTCAGCCCGATGGTCCGATTCCGTTCGATGCCGCGCCGCGCGCGAAGGTGGCCTGA
- a CDS encoding MlaE family lipid ABC transporter permease subunit, with translation MPFVEATRSLGRAGLFSLTVLRGSLPSADFLAELTREIYKIGARSLPIIAVGGAFVGLVLTLQGYRTLTTFGAADALSTLLGLSLYRELAPVLTALLFIGRAGSSIAAELGLMRATDQIKALELMAIDPIAKAVAPRFWAAVLTVPLLTGIFCSLAISASYFEAVHVLGLDNGVFWSALSNSVDFWDDFGVAMLKSAIFGGTAALVASYVGFHAEPTIEGTSVATTRAVVNASLLVLMFNFVLSAMLFR, from the coding sequence ATGCCGTTTGTTGAAGCCACCCGCTCGCTGGGCCGCGCCGGGCTGTTCTCGCTGACGGTGCTGCGCGGTTCGCTGCCCAGCGCTGACTTCCTGGCCGAGCTCACCCGCGAGATCTACAAGATCGGCGCGCGCTCGCTGCCGATCATCGCCGTCGGCGGGGCCTTCGTCGGTCTGGTGCTGACCCTGCAGGGCTACCGCACGCTGACCACGTTCGGTGCGGCGGACGCGTTGTCCACGTTGCTCGGCCTGTCCCTGTACCGCGAACTGGCCCCGGTGCTGACCGCGCTGCTGTTCATTGGCCGCGCCGGCAGCTCCATCGCCGCCGAACTGGGGCTGATGCGCGCGACCGACCAGATCAAGGCGCTGGAACTCATGGCCATAGATCCGATCGCCAAGGCGGTGGCACCGCGCTTCTGGGCGGCGGTGCTGACCGTGCCGCTGCTGACCGGCATCTTCTGCTCGCTGGCGATCAGCGCCAGCTACTTCGAGGCCGTGCACGTGCTGGGCCTGGACAATGGCGTGTTCTGGTCGGCGCTGAGCAACAGCGTGGATTTCTGGGACGACTTCGGCGTGGCAATGCTGAAGTCGGCCATCTTCGGCGGTACCGCCGCACTGGTGGCTTCGTATGTCGGCTTCCACGCCGAACCCACCATCGAGGGCACCTCGGTGGCCACCACGCGCGCGGTGGTGAATGCCTCGCTGCTGGTGCTGATGTTCAACTTCGTGCTGTCGGCGATGCTGTTCCGCTGA
- the mlaD gene encoding outer membrane lipid asymmetry maintenance protein MlaD, whose translation MAIRGPRLEFSVGAFLLLALASLLVLAVASTNQRWGFGGDGYELKARFTQIGQLRKQAPVKIGGVVVGQVANIDLDPTRFDSIVTLKLDGKFKDLPADTSAGIFTSGLLGESYIGLQPGGDPDVLKPGDEIVFTQPAVDLIQMVGKYMFSGAGNTGAASQEAPGADAPASEPETQK comes from the coding sequence ATGGCCATCCGCGGTCCCAGACTCGAATTTTCCGTCGGCGCCTTCCTGCTGCTGGCGCTGGCCTCGCTGCTCGTGCTGGCGGTGGCCTCCACCAACCAGCGCTGGGGCTTCGGCGGCGATGGCTATGAACTGAAGGCGCGCTTCACCCAGATCGGGCAGCTGCGCAAGCAGGCCCCGGTGAAGATCGGCGGCGTGGTGGTGGGCCAGGTCGCCAACATCGACCTCGACCCGACCCGCTTCGATTCCATCGTCACCCTGAAGCTGGACGGCAAGTTCAAGGACCTGCCGGCCGACACCTCCGCCGGCATATTCACCAGCGGTTTGCTCGGCGAGAGCTATATCGGACTGCAGCCGGGCGGCGACCCGGACGTGCTCAAGCCCGGCGACGAAATCGTCTTCACCCAGCCGGCCGTGGATTTGATCCAGATGGTTGGCAAGTACATGTTCAGCGGTGCCGGCAACACGGGCGCTGCCTCCCAGGAAGCACCCGGTGCGGATGCACCGGCTTCGGAACCGGAAACCCAGAAATGA